From Halostella salina, one genomic window encodes:
- a CDS encoding SOUL family heme-binding protein, protein MHRATKWALAAAGGLAAAWIGRSLYLAAATDRVRYATVRTVDGVEIRRYPRTVLAETTAGTERAAFRRLAGYIAGENRAGDEVAMTAPVRTEGAEVAMTAPVRSTETETGVTMAFYLPGEYTPETAPEPTDPAVELVVEDTRKLAVTSFSWTASAARVRKYERELLDTLAAHELQPQGEPFLLRYDDPLTPPFLRRNEVAVEIA, encoded by the coding sequence ATGCACAGGGCAACGAAGTGGGCGCTGGCCGCAGCGGGCGGCCTCGCAGCGGCGTGGATCGGGCGGAGCCTCTACCTCGCGGCGGCGACCGACCGCGTCCGGTACGCGACCGTCCGGACGGTCGACGGCGTCGAGATCAGGCGCTACCCGCGGACGGTGCTGGCCGAGACGACCGCCGGGACCGAGCGGGCGGCGTTCCGGCGGCTGGCCGGCTACATCGCGGGGGAGAACCGGGCCGGCGACGAGGTAGCGATGACCGCGCCGGTGCGCACCGAGGGGGCCGAGGTCGCCATGACCGCGCCGGTCCGCTCGACCGAGACGGAGACGGGCGTGACGATGGCGTTCTACCTCCCCGGCGAGTACACGCCGGAGACGGCCCCGGAGCCGACGGATCCGGCGGTCGAACTGGTCGTCGAGGACACCAGAAAGCTGGCCGTCACGTCCTTCTCGTGGACGGCCTCGGCGGCGCGCGTCCGGAAGTACGAGCGCGAACTGCTCGACACGCTCGCGGCCCACGAACTGCAACCGCAGGGGGAGCCGTTCCTCCTGCGCTACGACGACCCCCTGACGCCGCCGTTCCTCCGGAGGAACGAGGTTGCGGTCGAGATAGCGTAG
- the hisH gene encoding imidazole glycerol phosphate synthase subunit HisH: protein MSQQTQTATQATASVVVVDYGLGNLRSVTRGLERAGADVTVSDDPGTFAEADGIVLPGVGAFREGVENAGPYREALVDAAERGQPVFGICLGMQMLLTSSEEAKRAGQGDVQGLALVPGTNVRFDGDRKVPHMGWNELSVERDHPLVDGVDGEYAYFVHSYYAQPDDADAVVATTDYGTAFPSIVASEAGNVFGTQFHPEKSGETGLTILRNFVDICADA from the coding sequence ATGAGCCAGCAGACGCAGACGGCGACCCAGGCGACGGCGTCGGTCGTCGTCGTCGACTACGGCCTCGGGAACCTCCGGAGCGTGACCAGAGGGCTGGAGCGCGCCGGTGCGGACGTGACGGTCTCGGACGATCCCGGCACGTTCGCCGAGGCGGACGGCATCGTGCTCCCGGGCGTCGGCGCGTTCCGCGAGGGCGTCGAGAACGCCGGGCCGTACCGCGAGGCGCTCGTCGACGCCGCCGAGCGCGGCCAGCCCGTCTTCGGGATCTGTCTCGGGATGCAGATGCTCCTGACCAGCAGCGAGGAGGCCAAACGCGCCGGCCAGGGCGATGTGCAGGGCCTCGCCCTCGTCCCCGGGACGAACGTCCGGTTCGACGGCGACCGCAAAGTGCCCCACATGGGCTGGAACGAACTTTCCGTCGAGCGCGACCATCCGCTGGTCGACGGCGTCGATGGGGAGTACGCCTACTTCGTCCACTCCTACTACGCCCAGCCTGACGACGCCGACGCGGTGGTGGCGACGACCGACTACGGGACCGCGTTCCCGAGCATCGTCGCCAGCGAGGCCGGCAACGTGTTCGGCACGCAGTTCCACCCGGAGAAGAGCGGCGAGACGGGGCTGACGATCCTGCGGAACTTCGTCGATATCTGCGCCGACGCGTAG
- a CDS encoding HAD family hydrolase: MGDATSYDAVLFDNDGVIVERSTPDVIAPAVRAAFRDVGIADPDPDHVDYCMRGRMDDLDAICETYGVDHEAFWERREHHVLRAQREAIENGGKALYDDVAVVDEFDADCAIVSNNQHPTIEFIVDHYDLAGRFDPAIGREMSVAGVARKKPEPDLIEDALAALDADRALYVGDSATDVVAAHAAGIDSVYVDRPNHDPEPLEREPTHTVADLTELREVV, from the coding sequence ATGGGAGACGCCACCAGCTACGACGCGGTCCTGTTCGACAACGACGGCGTGATCGTCGAGCGGTCGACGCCCGATGTCATCGCGCCCGCGGTCCGCGCGGCGTTCCGGGACGTGGGCATCGCGGACCCCGATCCGGACCACGTCGACTACTGCATGCGGGGGCGGATGGACGACCTCGACGCAATCTGCGAGACCTACGGCGTCGACCACGAGGCGTTCTGGGAGCGCCGCGAGCACCACGTCCTGCGCGCTCAGCGCGAGGCCATCGAGAACGGCGGGAAGGCGCTGTACGACGACGTGGCCGTCGTCGACGAGTTCGACGCGGACTGTGCCATCGTGAGCAACAACCAGCACCCGACTATCGAGTTCATCGTCGACCACTACGACCTCGCCGGCCGGTTCGACCCGGCGATCGGCCGCGAGATGTCGGTCGCGGGCGTCGCCCGGAAGAAGCCCGAACCGGACCTGATCGAGGACGCGCTGGCCGCGCTCGACGCCGACCGCGCGCTGTACGTCGGCGACAGCGCGACCGACGTGGTGGCGGCCCACGCCGCCGGGATCGACTCCGTCTACGTCGACCGCCCGAACCACGACCCGGAGCCGCTGGAGCGCGAGCCGACCCACACGGTCGCGGACCTGACGGAACTCCGCGAGGTCGTGTAA
- a CDS encoding uracil-DNA glycosylase translates to MDGMDGLTVTDCERCPALCESRSRIVNGTGPADADVLFVGEAPGANEDEQGEPFVGRSGDVLDEVLLEAGLERGAVRITNCVRCRPPENRDPTTEELSNCRGYLESEIDAVDPEVVVTLGKVPSQHLLGRDVAVTKEAGNLSDVRIAGEPRRVLVCVHPAATLYDRSQRGTFEETIATAADLAGEGAGEGGQSRLGEF, encoded by the coding sequence ATGGACGGGATGGACGGACTGACGGTCACGGACTGCGAGCGCTGCCCTGCGCTCTGCGAGTCCCGGAGTCGGATCGTCAACGGGACCGGCCCGGCGGACGCCGACGTGCTGTTCGTCGGCGAAGCGCCGGGAGCCAACGAGGACGAGCAGGGCGAGCCGTTCGTCGGCCGGAGCGGCGACGTGCTGGACGAGGTGCTGCTGGAGGCTGGGCTGGAGCGCGGGGCGGTCCGGATCACCAACTGCGTCAGGTGTCGCCCGCCGGAGAACCGCGACCCGACGACGGAGGAACTGTCGAACTGCCGCGGGTATCTCGAATCCGAGATCGACGCCGTCGACCCCGAGGTTGTCGTCACGCTCGGGAAGGTGCCGAGTCAGCACCTGCTCGGACGCGACGTGGCGGTGACCAAGGAGGCCGGCAACCTGTCGGACGTGCGGATTGCGGGCGAGCCGCGGCGCGTGCTCGTCTGTGTCCACCCGGCAGCGACGCTGTACGACCGGAGCCAGCGCGGGACGTTCGAGGAGACGATCGCGACCGCGGCCGACCTCGCCGGCGAGGGGGCGGGCGAGGGCGGCCAGTCTCGGCTCGGGGAGTTCTGA
- a CDS encoding endonuclease dU: MKPGTRALGVAESYRGDRSTLAGAVVRASRVVDGFAFSSCTVGGSDATAGTVDLWERLDREDVRYVLVAGVALAWYNVVDLERVHAATERPALAVTFEDSDGLEPSLREAFDGDALDRRLAAYEALPPRRQVEVDGDTVFVRSVGVDDDEAARVVRAFTPAGGRPEPLRVARLAARAGDDLRRRDPGDGVGPG; encoded by the coding sequence ATGAAACCCGGAACGCGGGCGCTCGGCGTGGCCGAATCGTACCGCGGCGACCGGAGCACGCTGGCCGGCGCGGTCGTCCGGGCGTCCCGCGTCGTCGACGGGTTCGCGTTTTCTTCGTGCACCGTGGGCGGGAGCGACGCGACCGCCGGGACCGTCGACCTCTGGGAGCGGCTGGACCGCGAGGACGTACGCTACGTGCTGGTGGCCGGCGTCGCGCTGGCGTGGTACAACGTCGTCGACCTGGAGCGCGTCCACGCCGCGACCGAGCGCCCCGCCCTCGCGGTCACGTTCGAGGACAGCGACGGGCTGGAGCCGTCGCTCCGTGAGGCGTTCGACGGCGACGCGCTGGACCGCCGGCTGGCGGCGTACGAGGCGCTGCCGCCGCGTCGGCAGGTCGAGGTGGACGGGGATACGGTGTTCGTCCGGAGCGTCGGCGTCGACGACGACGAGGCCGCCCGCGTCGTCCGCGCGTTCACGCCGGCGGGCGGCCGCCCCGAGCCGCTCCGCGTGGCACGGCTGGCGGCGCGTGCGGGGGACGACCTGCGGCGGCGGGACCCGGGCGACGGGGTCGGCCCGGGGTGA
- a CDS encoding DUF5786 family protein: MGFGSYDESEQENQNIDADIDDDDGVATGANDHDGDVEFEIGASSDELIDRLKDIKESDAS, encoded by the coding sequence ATGGGTTTCGGGAGCTACGACGAATCGGAACAAGAGAACCAGAACATCGACGCCGACATCGACGATGACGACGGGGTAGCGACAGGGGCAAACGACCACGACGGCGATGTCGAGTTCGAGATCGGGGCGTCGAGCGACGAACTGATCGACCGACTGAAGGACATCAAGGAGAGCGACGCGAGCTGA
- a CDS encoding MBL fold metallo-hydrolase, which translates to MEVVNVTADADTFTCNAYLALGERTTLVDAGSMPGVVDRIREATAGVDAVVLTHQHGDHVEELDAVVDAFDPEVVAYADHPHRTRAIDDGDEVVVGDERTEVVFTPGHADDHVSLVGPESIFSGDVVVHDDGAFDYGSFGRTDYPGQSREALIDSIERILDRLPDGVEHMYAGHGGVFHGDVRDVIETALSRAEKREPKYPDE; encoded by the coding sequence ATGGAGGTCGTCAACGTCACCGCGGACGCGGACACGTTCACCTGCAACGCCTACCTCGCCCTCGGCGAGCGAACGACGCTGGTCGACGCCGGGTCGATGCCGGGCGTGGTCGACCGGATCCGCGAGGCAACCGCCGGCGTGGATGCCGTCGTGCTGACCCACCAGCACGGCGACCACGTCGAGGAACTCGACGCCGTCGTCGATGCGTTCGACCCCGAGGTCGTCGCGTACGCCGACCACCCCCACCGGACGCGGGCGATCGACGACGGCGACGAGGTGGTCGTCGGCGACGAGCGGACCGAGGTGGTGTTCACGCCCGGCCACGCCGACGACCACGTCTCGCTGGTCGGCCCGGAGAGCATCTTCAGCGGCGACGTGGTCGTCCACGACGACGGCGCGTTCGACTACGGGAGCTTCGGCCGGACCGACTACCCCGGCCAGTCCCGTGAGGCACTCATCGACAGCATCGAGCGCATCCTCGACCGACTCCCGGACGGCGTCGAACACATGTACGCCGGCCACGGGGGCGTGTTCCACGGCGACGTCCGGGACGTGATCGAGACGGCGCTGTCGCGGGCGGAAAAGCGCGAGCCGAAGTACCCTGACGAGTAG
- a CDS encoding 50S ribosomal protein L40e produces the protein MATFDKAEGRILDKMICMRCNARNPKRTDKCRKCGYGNLRPKAKESRSA, from the coding sequence ATGGCTACGTTCGACAAAGCGGAGGGGCGAATCCTCGACAAGATGATCTGCATGCGCTGTAACGCCCGCAACCCCAAGCGGACCGACAAGTGCCGGAAGTGCGGCTACGGGAACCTCCGCCCGAAGGCGAAGGAGTCCCGCAGCGCGTAA
- a CDS encoding DUF367 family protein produces the protein MDLHVLYEGDDDPDKCTARKLDRFDLAELHPTAGATPYGVVLNPHAERALSPADADAGRLVALDCSWETAGEAMFDLPGEHRALPFLVAANPVNYGKPFRLTTVEALAAGLTILGEREHAERILSKFTWGETFLQLNAEPLERYADCEDSAEVVAVQDEYLAEE, from the coding sequence GTGGACCTGCACGTCCTGTACGAGGGCGACGACGACCCCGACAAATGCACGGCCCGGAAGCTCGACCGCTTCGACCTGGCCGAACTCCATCCGACGGCGGGGGCGACGCCGTACGGCGTCGTGCTGAACCCCCACGCGGAGCGGGCGCTGTCGCCGGCCGACGCCGACGCCGGACGGCTCGTCGCGCTCGACTGCTCGTGGGAGACGGCCGGCGAGGCGATGTTCGACCTGCCGGGCGAACACCGGGCGCTCCCCTTCCTCGTCGCCGCCAACCCCGTCAACTACGGGAAGCCGTTCCGCCTGACGACCGTCGAGGCGCTGGCCGCCGGGCTGACGATCCTCGGCGAACGCGAGCACGCCGAACGGATCCTCTCGAAGTTCACGTGGGGCGAGACGTTCTTGCAGCTGAACGCCGAACCCCTCGAACGGTACGCGGACTGCGAGGACTCGGCCGAGGTGGTGGCCGTTCAGGACGAGTACCTCGCCGAGGAGTAG
- a CDS encoding redoxin domain-containing protein has translation MIEVGDDAPSFRLPGTVDGEFAEFALDDYVGESIVVLVFYPADFSPTCTDELCSLRDFDVVALRNEVTILGISGDSAYSHRAFAEEYGLGFPLLSDSLGDVAAKYGVRHDEFRGHAHRPQRSVFVVDVSGTVQYIWVADATVELPDLDAVRDAIESVQDDGVAIERYRTAGNHYRYGRSEFDAARERYEAAGSDDAGDWAAAADGFEEAEGYFDSAVGSFAAAERFGSGPIADSAATAGDVADAYRRAAKWFSESADYYADGRPDLGDEYREDAADALASVEDESVPDLYALGQ, from the coding sequence ATGATCGAGGTCGGAGACGACGCCCCATCGTTCCGGCTGCCGGGTACAGTCGACGGCGAGTTCGCCGAGTTCGCGCTGGACGACTACGTCGGCGAGTCGATCGTCGTCCTGGTGTTTTACCCCGCGGACTTCAGCCCGACCTGTACCGACGAGCTGTGTAGCCTCCGGGACTTCGACGTGGTCGCCCTCCGGAACGAGGTGACGATCCTCGGCATCTCGGGCGACAGCGCGTACAGCCACCGGGCGTTCGCCGAGGAGTACGGCCTCGGGTTCCCGCTGTTGTCCGACTCCCTCGGCGACGTCGCGGCGAAGTACGGCGTCCGCCACGACGAGTTCCGCGGCCACGCGCACCGCCCACAGCGGTCGGTGTTCGTCGTCGACGTGTCCGGGACCGTCCAGTACATCTGGGTCGCGGACGCGACGGTGGAGCTACCGGATCTGGACGCCGTCCGCGACGCGATCGAGTCGGTGCAGGACGACGGCGTTGCGATCGAACGCTACCGGACCGCGGGGAATCACTATCGGTACGGCCGTTCGGAGTTCGACGCGGCCCGGGAGCGCTACGAGGCGGCCGGGAGCGACGACGCGGGCGACTGGGCCGCCGCGGCCGACGGGTTCGAGGAGGCGGAGGGGTACTTCGACTCGGCGGTGGGTTCCTTCGCCGCCGCAGAGCGGTTCGGGTCCGGTCCGATCGCGGACAGCGCGGCGACGGCTGGCGATGTCGCTGACGCGTATCGGCGGGCAGCGAAGTGGTTCTCGGAGTCGGCGGACTACTACGCCGACGGCCGCCCCGACCTGGGCGACGAGTACCGCGAGGACGCGGCCGACGCGCTGGCGTCGGTCGAGGACGAGTCGGTCCCGGACCTGTACGCGCTCGGTCAGTGA
- a CDS encoding nuclear transport factor 2 family protein, translated as MADAEATVRAYYAALDEGAYGDLESLLAPDFVQHRPDRTFEGREAFVAFMRDDRPMTDTTHELLTVFVAGDAVAVRGRLLDADGEPLFPFVDVHELDGDGRIERLETFTR; from the coding sequence ATGGCCGACGCCGAGGCGACGGTCCGGGCGTACTACGCCGCGCTCGACGAGGGGGCGTACGGCGACCTCGAGTCGCTGCTCGCGCCCGACTTCGTCCAGCACCGACCGGACCGGACGTTCGAGGGCCGCGAGGCGTTCGTCGCGTTCATGCGCGACGACCGGCCGATGACCGACACGACACACGAGCTGCTGACCGTGTTCGTCGCCGGCGACGCCGTCGCGGTTCGCGGCCGCCTGCTCGACGCCGACGGCGAACCGCTGTTCCCCTTCGTCGACGTCCACGAACTGGACGGTGACGGCCGGATCGAGCGCCTGGAGACGTTCACGCGGTGA
- the serS gene encoding serine--tRNA ligase, whose product MLDRTYLREHPDEVRQAVDRKGVDGVDVDEVLALDEEWRELKARGDDLRHERNEVSSRIGELKQEGKEEAAQEAIERSSELKAELESVEERADELAAELDERMLALPNVPHESVPVGDDESDNVERYREGFDDLRDLPDEVVPHYDLGEELDVLDFERGAKVTGGGFQFVKGAGARLEHALVQFMLDVHREQGYDDVLPPIPVNSESMRGTGQLPKFADDAYRVGARQDDEYDDDDLWLLPTAEVPVTNMYRDEILLDDDLPVKHQAFSPNFRREAGEHGTETRGYVRVHQFHKVELVNFVRPDESYDRLEGLLGEAEEVLDRLGLPYRVLDMCTGDMGFTQAKKYDIEVWAPGDDMDDGPEEGGRWLEVSSVSNFEDFQARRAGLRYRPERHESAEYLHTLNGSGLAVPRVMVAVMEYYQNEDGTVTVPEALRPYMGGQEVIEGEDPVGESALGAGERE is encoded by the coding sequence ATGCTCGACCGGACGTATCTACGCGAGCACCCCGACGAGGTCCGGCAGGCCGTCGACCGCAAGGGGGTCGACGGCGTCGATGTCGACGAGGTGCTCGCGCTGGACGAGGAGTGGCGCGAGCTGAAGGCCCGCGGCGACGACCTGCGCCACGAGCGCAACGAGGTGTCGAGCCGCATCGGGGAGCTGAAACAGGAGGGCAAGGAGGAGGCGGCTCAGGAGGCAATCGAGCGCTCCAGCGAACTCAAGGCCGAACTGGAGTCGGTCGAGGAGCGCGCCGACGAACTCGCCGCAGAACTCGACGAGCGCATGCTCGCACTGCCGAACGTCCCCCACGAGAGCGTCCCGGTCGGCGACGACGAGAGCGACAACGTCGAGCGCTACCGCGAGGGGTTCGACGACCTGCGGGACCTGCCCGACGAGGTCGTCCCCCACTACGACCTCGGCGAGGAACTGGACGTGCTCGACTTCGAGCGCGGCGCGAAGGTGACCGGCGGCGGCTTCCAGTTCGTCAAGGGGGCCGGCGCGCGGCTGGAGCACGCGCTGGTCCAGTTCATGCTCGACGTGCACCGCGAGCAGGGGTACGACGACGTGCTCCCGCCGATCCCCGTCAACAGCGAGTCGATGCGGGGGACGGGACAGCTCCCGAAGTTCGCCGACGACGCCTACCGCGTCGGCGCGCGGCAGGACGACGAGTACGACGACGACGACCTCTGGCTCCTGCCGACCGCCGAGGTACCGGTGACGAACATGTACCGCGACGAGATCCTGCTGGACGACGACCTCCCCGTCAAACACCAGGCGTTCTCGCCGAACTTCCGGCGCGAGGCCGGCGAGCACGGCACCGAGACCCGGGGGTACGTCCGCGTCCACCAGTTCCACAAGGTCGAACTCGTCAACTTCGTCCGCCCCGACGAGAGCTACGACCGGCTGGAGGGCCTGCTCGGCGAGGCCGAGGAAGTGCTGGACCGTCTGGGCCTCCCCTACCGCGTGCTGGACATGTGCACCGGCGACATGGGCTTTACCCAGGCCAAAAAGTACGACATCGAGGTGTGGGCACCGGGCGACGACATGGACGACGGCCCCGAGGAAGGCGGGCGCTGGCTAGAGGTCTCCAGCGTCTCGAACTTCGAGGACTTCCAGGCGCGCCGCGCCGGCCTGCGCTACCGGCCGGAGCGCCACGAGAGCGCCGAGTACCTCCACACGCTGAACGGGTCGGGGCTGGCCGTTCCGCGCGTGATGGTCGCCGTCATGGAGTACTACCAGAACGAGGACGGCACCGTCACGGTGCCGGAGGCGCTCCGCCCGTACATGGGCGGCCAGGAGGTCATCGAGGGTGAGGACCCCGTCGGCGAGAGCGCCCTTGGTGCGGGCGAGCGGGAGTAG
- a CDS encoding cupredoxin domain-containing protein has translation MSDRFHASRRGVLTATAAALAVPAVVGARSATEADTQTETFRLASDLDGWRGVAPAAIEGEMNPTLSLTPGEEYEIVWENADGVSHNLYVEDGSGDAVASTETVGEEGATRSVTFTATEAVATYRCRIHGSMTGDVQVGSETTTTTTEDGGTDTTQASDTTGVDGGTTTTDTAETTADGGDDGTDATDGDGGAGDDGSDGSGDGDDREDGGDGSSDSGGQPGFGVAAAVAGLAGALGLRRRRR, from the coding sequence ATGTCCGACCGTTTCCACGCGTCCCGCCGCGGGGTGCTGACGGCGACCGCCGCGGCGCTTGCGGTCCCCGCTGTCGTCGGGGCGCGCTCGGCGACCGAGGCCGACACACAGACCGAGACGTTTCGGCTGGCGAGCGACCTCGACGGCTGGCGGGGCGTCGCCCCCGCCGCGATCGAGGGCGAGATGAACCCGACGCTGTCGCTGACGCCGGGCGAGGAGTACGAGATCGTCTGGGAGAACGCCGACGGCGTCTCACACAACCTGTACGTCGAGGACGGGAGCGGCGACGCGGTCGCCAGCACCGAGACGGTCGGCGAGGAGGGCGCGACCCGCTCGGTGACGTTCACCGCGACCGAGGCCGTCGCGACGTACCGCTGTCGCATCCACGGGTCGATGACGGGCGACGTGCAGGTCGGGTCGGAGACGACGACCACAACGACCGAAGACGGCGGGACCGACACGACCCAGGCGTCGGACACGACCGGCGTCGACGGCGGAACGACCACGACCGACACGGCCGAAACGACGGCCGACGGAGGCGACGACGGCACGGACGCCACGGACGGCGACGGCGGAGCGGGTGACGACGGCAGCGACGGATCCGGGGACGGCGACGACAGGGAGGACGGCGGCGACGGCTCCAGCGACTCCGGCGGACAGCCCGGGTTCGGCGTCGCCGCGGCGGTCGCGGGGCTGGCCGGCGCGCTCGGCCTGCGGCGTCGGCGACGCTGA
- a CDS encoding MBL fold metallo-hydrolase: MDAGDVRRVTTGDCTDLYYVDTGMYGTAEYGSVYVVDDERPAIVDTGIGTNYERILDALAEAGIDPEELAVIAVTHVHLDHAGGAGFLADACPNAEVYVHERGARHLADPSRLWEGTKQAVGDQIEFYTEPEPVPEDRITELTDGDAIDLGEHELIAQHAPGHAPHQVVFEDPANDAVFTADAAGIWVPSIDEIKETTPPPQFDLEAALADAEMLVAMEPETLLFAHFGPTEADGVLAEYTDVLTDWVGAVERKRAELPNDEAVIDHFVERTSMDRVWGERKASGETAMNVRGVLAYLDRRDDE, encoded by the coding sequence ATGGACGCGGGAGACGTTCGGCGGGTGACGACGGGCGACTGCACTGACCTGTACTACGTCGACACCGGGATGTACGGCACCGCGGAGTACGGCTCGGTGTACGTGGTCGACGACGAGCGGCCGGCCATCGTGGACACGGGGATCGGGACGAACTACGAGCGTATCCTCGACGCGCTGGCGGAGGCCGGGATCGACCCCGAGGAACTGGCCGTCATCGCGGTGACGCACGTCCACCTCGACCACGCGGGCGGCGCGGGCTTTCTCGCCGACGCGTGCCCGAACGCCGAGGTGTACGTCCACGAGCGCGGCGCGCGCCACCTCGCGGACCCCTCGCGGCTCTGGGAAGGGACCAAACAGGCCGTCGGCGACCAGATCGAGTTCTACACCGAACCGGAGCCGGTGCCCGAGGACCGGATCACCGAACTCACTGACGGCGACGCGATCGATCTGGGCGAGCACGAACTGATCGCCCAGCACGCACCGGGACATGCCCCCCACCAGGTCGTGTTCGAGGACCCCGCCAACGACGCCGTCTTCACCGCGGACGCCGCCGGGATCTGGGTACCGTCCATCGACGAGATCAAGGAGACGACGCCGCCGCCGCAGTTCGACCTGGAGGCGGCGCTGGCCGACGCCGAGATGCTGGTGGCGATGGAGCCGGAGACGCTGCTCTTCGCCCACTTCGGCCCCACCGAGGCCGACGGCGTGCTCGCCGAGTACACCGACGTGCTCACCGACTGGGTCGGAGCCGTCGAGCGAAAGCGCGCGGAACTCCCCAATGACGAGGCGGTGATCGACCACTTCGTCGAGCGCACATCGATGGACCGCGTGTGGGGCGAGCGGAAGGCAAGCGGCGAGACGGCGATGAACGTCCGCGGCGTCCTGGCGTATCTGGACCGCCGGGACGACGAGTAG